aagtcgaggtgggatgggttgggaaaaTTTAGGTTTACACGGGTAGGATAAGGAATTGGATAAGCTCAAGCTCTTCTTGAGTTCTCagaagctggggagggagctggcAGCGCTGGGTGGCCCGTGCTTTTTCGAAGTGGGATGGCACATGGATGGCGAGTTCTAGagggcaaaaaaaaaaaacagaaaagtCAAAGGGAGCATGGACCCGGGCTGGGATCCGTTGTCCAATCAGGGAAGTTATACGTCATTGATAAGAGATAAGGTGGGACCGAGAACATGCTTGAGCAAGCAATTGGAGCTTAGAATATTGGAAAGGTTCTGTCAATTTCTGGAGAATCAAAAAGATTCAATACCTAAACATCATAACGCCGTTGCTTATAATCTCCCCTTTGGTATCCCGTTTGTGTAATCCATCAACGCCTTTGCCTATCCCTGTCCAGGCCAGCTGGATATTTTATCttgcctccttcttctcatgTCTCTCCGAGCCAGCCTGGTGGAAACACCacaaagaaaaacaacaaaaacaaacaaaaaaaaacagcatTTATGATATGAAAGAAAATCAGCTCCATGCCCTCGGCCTCTGACCGCCACTGCTACTAGTAGGCACCacactccctctcctcctgtgcccgctcccgctcccatATCTCCCCTGATAGCCATACTgcatctgctgctgcaactGGGCGTACCCCGGCGGCGGACTGGGAATCACACTCTCCTTGCACTGCCAGCACCAATGCCTCGTCGCATCCCTCTCGCTCAGCACCCCTTCCAAACACGCCCCAAAGATGCCGTTCGCTTTTTGGGCGACCGGGCAGAGCTTTTCTGAGATAAGGACTGTATCCTCGCAGCGGCAGGACCCGCAGACCCGGACGTGGGTTGTGTAAGTGCACATCTCCGCTTTCTAGTCTAGGGTGTGTGAGTTAGTGATACTGCCAAGGGAGGGCGTCAAAAGAGACGACGGGCATACCTTGAACAAGAGAGATACCGGCTTGGCTCGGTGATGATAGGATATAACAAGGATGATTTCTTGACAAGGTAAATCAGGTCAGGTCAGCTAAGGTAGGTATCCAGCCCGCCAGCGTAAAACCTGTCCCCGTCCCTGAGTCTCGTGATACAGAACAGAGCAACTGTAAGACGAAGATCGGCTGCTCACTCGCCGATGATGAGCAGCAAAGAGTCGATGACCGAACTGATCGACAACAACCCGATATGAAATGGTGAATATCCGTCTATGGTGTACCGTCAAATCCTCGCCCGCCCCCCAACGTGGGGTATGGGtaggtaagtaaggtaggtaggtatctttAAAAGGTGAAAAAAAGTATTGTAGATCAGTTCTATGATCTGACTGAGTACCAATCGTGAAGCCGGTTATGATGTAGCCTAAGTAAAACGTAAGGATaacaaaacacaaaacagccatccatcccaaacccTACGTCGAtcaactccccccccccctatTTATATACCCtttcccctccatcccctttTACAATGGTGTATATAAAtaacctccctcaccaccaggaGGTACCTCAAACCCAAGCAACGCAACCACCCATCATCCGATCCCCatcccagcagcagtgtgTACAACAGCtacaccaccttcctcccgGCGGAAAATCcttccatcatcccatcctccccccaatcccgAAGATCGAAGGGTACCCCTCCCATgttccccccttccccctcatcaccaccacctaggTCTCGCCTTGAGGGGCGAACAGCCACGGGTACCCGCACCCTAGCCTCATCCTTGTCATCTCTCACACCTGCACCTCTTGTATCATGATCAAATCTCCACCAAACAGCACCGCCCTTTCAATCTATCTCTCATCAACCCTGTGTGTTGTtcgagagagaaaaaaactgCTATTACACAAAATCGGCCAAAGAATGCAGGGTAAACAACCAAGGTAAGTAGGTGGCATACCCGGCCTAATATTCCAATCATGCCCAGACGATACATCCTTCTGTGGCAGCAGAGAGAAAAGATGTGTAATCCCCCAAGGGGGTCGGAAGTAATAGGTCATCACTATCGTTCGGGAATCGGGTTCAAGCAAAAAAAGGGCAATGGCATATGCCGTTAGATCCtacaaaaaaaagcaaagagagagaggaagagagagagagagagacaaggACAGAACACAAGGAGGTTACCCATTCTTCCATGTGATACACACATATCTTCTCAAAaaacatcatcacatcactcCGCAgcggagaaaaaaaaaagaagaaacaagacaCTTCCACTGCACTTTAGTCATAAGACAAACATCTTCCCTCAGTCCCGAGgtgaggcagcagcagcaggcagtCAAAGACAAGCGTAAAAACAAGAAAGCCGAAAAGTTCTTGCCCCAGTACCCGGTTGGTCTCATATTCATGACTCGATTAATAATTCTGCTacttcccccctctcctaCCAAAAGCTCTCCCGTTGGGTCCCGGCGGCAAGCAGCCGCGCGTGTGTCACCCTCGCTACCCCCGCTCCCACATCCAATTGCCGTTCCGGAAACCAGAGCAGGAGATGGCCCACAAGTCGTTCGTCTTGTGCCCCCACCGCAGGGGAGAACACCACAGTACCGGGCAGTTTCGTCGTGCTGACGGTCATGGAAAAATGGTGGGTTGTACCGCAGCAGC
The sequence above is a segment of the Podospora pseudoanserina strain CBS 124.78 chromosome 5, whole genome shotgun sequence genome. Coding sequences within it:
- a CDS encoding hypothetical protein (EggNog:ENOG503Q05F) yields the protein MCTYTTHVRVCGSCRCEDTVLISEKLCPVAQKANGIFGACLEGVLSERDATRHWCWQCKESVIPSPPPGYAQLQQQMQYGYQGRYGSGSGHRRRGSVVPTSSSGGQRPRAWS